A single window of Penaeus chinensis breed Huanghai No. 1 chromosome 9, ASM1920278v2, whole genome shotgun sequence DNA harbors:
- the LOC125028634 gene encoding salivary glue protein Sgs-3-like: MRILMSAFRLPWDRQVAGETYGAVVPSAAAVAAAVAIAVAIAVAIAVAVTHSDIAQCKRCFTSIDLRAAMATTELRLLPTLPPQRPISLTTLEPYQRPSLADELISSTTSSIHTDDPPHQLPHSLTTLEPRQRPDNLADDRTASPTTEQPRRRPNSIANDRTTSPTTEQHRQRPNNLADDRTTSPTTEQPRRRPNSIANDRTTSPTTEQPRRRPNNLADDRTTSPTTEQPRRRPNSIANDRTTSPTTEQHRQRPNNLADDRTASPTTEQPRRRPNNLADDRTTSPTTEQPR; this comes from the exons atGCGTATTCTCATGAGCGCCTTCCGCCTGCCATGGGATCGGCAAGTGGCCGGAGAGACATACGGCGCAGTTGTACCCTCTGCTGCCGCCGTCGCTGCCGCCGTCGCCATCGCCGTCGCCATCGCCGTCGCCATCGCCGTTGCCGTGACGCACTCCGATATCGCTCAATGCAAGAGATGTTTTACTTCGATAGATTTACGAGCAGCGATGGCGACGACTGAACTCCG GCTTctaccaaccctccccccccaacgaCCAATCTCCCTGACGACCTTAGAACCTTACCAACGACCTTCCCTCGCCGATGAACTAATAAGCTCAACAACCTCATCAATCCACACCGACGACCCGCCTCACCAACTACCACACTCCCTGACGACTTTAGAACCTCGCCAACGACCGGACAACCTCGCCGACGACCGAACAGCATCGCCAACGACCGAACAACCTCGCCGACGACCGAACAGCATCGCCAACGACCGAACAACCTCGCCGACGACCGAACAGCATCGCCAACGACCGAACAACCTCGCCGACGACCGAACAACATCGCCAACGACCGAACAACCTCGCCGACGACCGAACAGCATCGCCAACGACCGAACAACCTCGCCGACGACCGAACAACCTCGCCGACGACCGAACAACCTCGCCGACGACCGAACAACCTCGCCGACGACCGAACAACCTCGCCGACGACCGAACAGCATCGCCAACGACCGAACAACCTCGCCGACGACCGAACAACATCGCCAACGACCGAACAACCTCGCCGACGACCGAACAGCATCGCCAACGACCGAACAACCTCGCCGACGACCGAACAACCTCGCCGACGACCGAACAACCTCGCCGACGACCGAACAACCTCGCTAA